One window from the genome of Paenibacillus sp. encodes:
- a CDS encoding HD-GYP domain-containing protein: MHDEFELEVVKIKKDLTPEQMLGVIFEYTAKIANERSLENVLILMANMGREMVVADRCSVWLIDERTNELFTTVAHGVKEIRIPVTSGLVGMSVSSGEAIFIDDAYTDVKYRDVLESGAIAVDKRTGYHTKALMVVPFQNNEGRIIGAYQAINKMTEAQVFSEKDLEYLKLAASYSGKSIESVMLQQEIEETQKEIIFTMGEIGESRSKETGNHVKRVAEYSYILALGLGMPEEEAEKLRLASPMHDIGKVAIPDAVLKKPGKLTDEEYDIMKTHTSIGYNLLKNSRRELLRIAAIVASQHHEKWNGRGYPNGLQGEEIHIYGRITAIADVFDALGSERVYKKAWELDRILNLFKEERGQHFDPAVVDAFFEQLPHILKVRDMYQDAIPEATA; encoded by the coding sequence ATGCATGACGAATTTGAATTAGAGGTCGTGAAGATCAAGAAGGATTTGACTCCGGAGCAAATGCTCGGCGTCATTTTCGAATACACGGCCAAAATCGCGAACGAGCGGAGCCTCGAGAACGTGCTCATTCTGATGGCGAACATGGGCCGAGAGATGGTCGTCGCCGACCGGTGCTCGGTGTGGCTGATCGACGAGCGGACGAACGAGCTGTTCACGACGGTCGCGCACGGGGTCAAGGAAATCCGAATTCCGGTCACGTCCGGGCTGGTCGGCATGTCGGTGTCGTCCGGCGAGGCGATTTTCATCGACGACGCCTACACCGACGTGAAATACCGCGACGTGCTCGAAAGCGGCGCGATCGCCGTCGACAAACGAACCGGCTATCATACGAAGGCGCTTATGGTCGTGCCGTTCCAAAACAACGAAGGCCGCATCATCGGAGCGTACCAAGCGATCAACAAAATGACGGAAGCGCAGGTGTTCTCCGAGAAAGACTTGGAGTATTTAAAGCTGGCGGCCTCGTATTCCGGCAAGTCGATCGAATCCGTCATGCTCCAGCAGGAGATCGAAGAGACGCAGAAGGAAATCATTTTCACGATGGGCGAAATCGGCGAGAGCCGCTCCAAGGAGACGGGCAATCACGTCAAGCGCGTGGCGGAGTATTCGTACATTTTGGCGCTCGGTCTCGGTATGCCGGAGGAGGAAGCCGAGAAGCTGAGGCTGGCTTCGCCGATGCACGATATCGGCAAGGTCGCCATCCCCGACGCCGTGCTGAAGAAGCCCGGCAAGCTGACGGACGAAGAGTACGACATCATGAAGACGCATACGTCGATCGGATACAATCTATTGAAGAATTCCCGCCGCGAGCTGCTGCGCATCGCCGCCATCGTCGCCTCGCAGCACCACGAGAAATGGAACGGCCGCGGATACCCGAACGGCTTGCAGGGCGAGGAGATTCACATTTACGGACGCATTACCGCGATCGCGGACGTCTTCGACGCCTTGGGCAGCGAACGGGTGTACAAAAAGGCGTGGGAGCTCGACCGCATCCTGAACTTGTTCAAGGAAGAACGCGGGCAGCACTTCGATCCGGCGGTCGTGGACGCGTTCTTCGAGCAGCTGCCGCACATTCTGAAGGTGCGCGATATGTACCAGGACGCGATCCCCGAAGCGACGGCATAA
- a CDS encoding fumarylacetoacetate hydrolase family protein: MTHRNVYCIGRNYALHAKELGNEVPTSPMAFLKPTHALVPLEGTIAMPAGVGEVHHEAEIVLRVSKAYTPGASVDELVDAFTLGLDFTLRDVQSELKKKGHPWLAAKGFLNSGPICGWMPFPGAEAAANAAFELRKNGETTQRGFARDMIFSFQELVDFLGVHYGLGEGDVIFTGTPAGVSAVADGDKLELLWDGRTIGACEIAMK, encoded by the coding sequence ATGACTCATCGAAACGTTTATTGCATCGGACGTAACTACGCGCTACACGCGAAGGAGCTCGGCAACGAGGTGCCGACGTCGCCGATGGCGTTCTTGAAGCCGACGCACGCGCTCGTGCCGCTCGAAGGGACGATCGCGATGCCCGCCGGCGTCGGCGAAGTGCATCACGAGGCCGAAATCGTGCTCCGCGTCTCCAAAGCGTACACGCCGGGCGCGAGCGTCGACGAGCTCGTCGACGCCTTCACGCTCGGGCTCGACTTCACGCTTCGCGACGTGCAGAGCGAGTTGAAAAAGAAGGGGCATCCGTGGCTCGCGGCCAAAGGATTCCTGAACTCCGGACCGATCTGCGGCTGGATGCCGTTCCCCGGCGCCGAAGCGGCGGCGAACGCGGCGTTCGAGCTGCGGAAGAACGGCGAGACGACGCAGCGGGGCTTCGCCCGCGACATGATTTTCTCGTTCCAGGAGCTGGTCGACTTCCTCGGCGTCCATTACGGTCTCGGGGAAGGCGACGTCATCTTCACGGGCACGCCGGCCGGCGTCTCCGCGGTGGCGGACGGCGACAAGCTGGAGCTGCTGTGGGACGGCCGGACGATCGGCGCATGCGAGATCGCGATGAAATAA
- a CDS encoding stalk domain-containing protein: protein MKRRQAWVSALLTAALLGGTTSAPEALAEDAFRVYVDSAALQTAAPYVAGGELMLPLRPLLQRLGLTGTWNEEGTRFTVDAGARAIAYAPGEATVVVNSVPHWRGAAPELRGGSLYVPVASLRADVGLAVRWSAATGAVVVESPLDLYLASLAAEAGTLAYRGAAKGGKPDGTGVWKKDGFIVYEGEFRGGAPHGAGKLYRGGELLYEGAFKQGRAEGVGTIYASPDRYYIGSLVRSVPEGQGTLFANGRPLYEGDWKAGFMDGAGKQYDASGALVYEGEMHQGARNGFGVEYVDGLPAYAGDWAFGEKTGRGKAFATGGEVAYSGGWKAGARHGDGYLYSRRTITWYETDGRAIVSEAERESTVARPVTYADGKLVAEAAALVYTSLDGERGQALLEEAGLSAAVASSEDHLNGLAEIRRSAGNRATETGVVFASELLYVGMVRDGAMHGYGRLYEGGELAYAGEFENGIRHGQGREYAGGLVVYDGGWADGAKEGRGRSYAYEEAAQGADEPGTAAIEAGVYRGGKLVSVAAGYTYYGEFANGAMNGQGVLLERLADGKLEKRYEGGFEGGSYEGTGRLYAGKKLVYEGEFEDGLRSGAGRQYDALTSAIVYEGEFANDMFHGTGTLYYGVNRVKYEGQFKNGFMHGSGRLYRDVTHTANAGTGLLYEGTFRSGKKHGYGKEYNGYGSLLYEGEFVDDKRKTEGANQT, encoded by the coding sequence ATGAAGAGACGACAGGCTTGGGTTTCGGCGCTTCTTACTGCGGCGCTTCTCGGCGGGACGACGTCCGCGCCGGAGGCGCTCGCGGAGGATGCGTTCCGCGTATATGTGGATTCGGCGGCGCTGCAGACGGCGGCGCCGTACGTCGCCGGCGGCGAGCTGATGCTGCCGCTGCGGCCGCTGCTTCAGCGGCTCGGCTTAACCGGGACCTGGAACGAAGAGGGGACGCGCTTTACCGTTGACGCGGGCGCGCGAGCGATCGCCTACGCTCCTGGCGAGGCGACGGTCGTCGTGAACAGCGTGCCGCATTGGCGCGGGGCGGCGCCCGAGCTGCGCGGCGGTTCGCTGTACGTGCCTGTCGCGTCGCTGCGGGCGGATGTGGGACTGGCCGTGCGATGGAGCGCGGCGACCGGCGCCGTCGTCGTCGAATCGCCGCTCGATCTGTATCTTGCTTCGCTCGCGGCGGAAGCTGGAACGCTTGCGTACCGCGGCGCTGCGAAGGGCGGCAAGCCCGACGGGACCGGCGTTTGGAAGAAGGATGGCTTCATCGTGTATGAAGGGGAGTTCCGCGGCGGGGCGCCGCACGGCGCCGGGAAGCTGTACCGAGGCGGCGAGCTGCTATACGAAGGCGCGTTCAAGCAAGGGCGTGCGGAGGGCGTCGGCACGATCTATGCGTCGCCGGACCGCTACTATATCGGATCGCTCGTTCGCAGCGTGCCGGAGGGGCAAGGGACGTTGTTCGCGAACGGCCGCCCTCTATACGAAGGCGATTGGAAGGCCGGCTTCATGGACGGCGCCGGCAAGCAGTACGACGCTTCCGGCGCGCTCGTTTACGAAGGGGAGATGCACCAGGGCGCAAGGAACGGCTTCGGCGTCGAGTATGTCGACGGCTTGCCGGCGTATGCCGGCGATTGGGCGTTCGGCGAGAAGACGGGCCGGGGGAAGGCGTTCGCCACCGGCGGAGAAGTCGCGTACTCGGGCGGCTGGAAGGCGGGCGCGCGGCACGGCGACGGCTATCTGTATTCCAGGCGGACGATCACGTGGTACGAAACCGACGGCAGGGCGATCGTCTCCGAAGCGGAGCGGGAATCGACGGTGGCGAGGCCCGTAACCTACGCGGACGGCAAGCTTGTGGCCGAAGCGGCCGCCCTCGTGTACACGAGCTTGGACGGCGAACGGGGCCAGGCGCTGCTGGAAGAAGCGGGATTGAGCGCCGCGGTCGCCTCGTCGGAGGATCATCTGAACGGGCTCGCCGAAATTCGCCGGTCCGCCGGCAACCGGGCGACCGAGACGGGCGTCGTGTTCGCCTCCGAGTTGCTGTACGTCGGCATGGTGCGCGACGGGGCGATGCACGGGTACGGCCGGCTGTACGAAGGCGGAGAGCTTGCGTACGCGGGCGAATTCGAGAACGGCATACGCCATGGACAAGGCCGGGAATATGCCGGCGGCTTGGTCGTATACGACGGCGGATGGGCGGACGGCGCGAAGGAAGGGCGCGGCCGGAGCTACGCATACGAGGAGGCCGCCCAAGGCGCCGACGAGCCGGGGACGGCCGCCATCGAGGCGGGCGTATACCGCGGCGGGAAGCTTGTCTCGGTCGCGGCGGGGTATACGTATTACGGGGAATTCGCGAACGGCGCGATGAACGGGCAAGGCGTGCTGCTGGAGCGGCTTGCCGACGGCAAGCTGGAGAAACGGTACGAAGGCGGTTTCGAAGGCGGATCGTACGAAGGAACGGGCCGGCTTTACGCCGGGAAGAAGCTCGTCTACGAAGGGGAGTTCGAAGACGGCCTGCGCAGCGGGGCGGGGAGGCAGTACGACGCGCTCACCTCCGCGATCGTCTACGAAGGGGAATTCGCGAACGACATGTTCCACGGGACCGGCACGCTGTATTACGGGGTTAACCGCGTCAAATACGAAGGGCAGTTCAAAAACGGGTTCATGCACGGCTCGGGCCGCCTCTACCGGGACGTGACCCATACCGCGAACGCCGGCACCGGCCTGCTGTACGAAGGCACGTTCCGCAGCGGCAAAAAGCACGGGTACGGGAAAGAATATAACGGATACGGTTCTTTGTTGTATGAAGGCGAATTCGTCGACGACAAGCGGAAAACCGAAGGAGCGAATCAAACATGA